One Labeo rohita strain BAU-BD-2019 chromosome 12, IGBB_LRoh.1.0, whole genome shotgun sequence genomic region harbors:
- the polr3e gene encoding DNA-directed RNA polymerase III subunit RPC5 translates to MASGDDDDPIIQEIDVYLARSLVEKLYLFQYPVRPASMSYDNVTHLAAKIKPKQQKVELEVAMDTMSPNYCRSKGEQIALNVDGTSSEDSNVYSTKLMDKQTFSSIQATTNTSRYAAAVFHKGELHLTPLQGILQMRPSFSYLDKADTKHREREAANEAGDSSQDEAEDDVKQITVRFSRPESEQARQRRIQSYEFLQKKQAEEPWVHLHYHGVKDSRSEHERQYLYCQAMDTTENTELVKTPREYLSMLMPPLAEEKVVKPMGPSNVLSMAQLRTLPLGEQVKTLMKNVKVMPFANLMGLLASGTDSTAVLRCIQQVALLVQGNWVVKSDVLYPKNTCSSHSGVPAEVLCRGRDFVMWRFTLERTLMRKEVAAIIKLPPEDVKDFLEQMSAPRLNRGWEFLLPTDHDFVKKHPDVAQRQHMLWLGIQSKLEKVFNFSKDDFVPKKDAQMESVHIGGDQRLKSARENARENHATMQKELDARRLKASRYTGPSGESGAPVQVKQEPLSDSEEPMDTSGPLTNGSINGYPNSTSPVSDPHNGHGHAFTPELQDFVRSTFRKHYVLCLSEVKRLFNLHLASLPTGHSAYGHVTDRMLQDTILQSQCKQILVPFPPQSNATADEQKVFGLWESGETFDKHRQVLFEIFMKNYRVRRNVIQTRLTQELGDAVTKTDIDRLLKECCMSLGGMWYLKGTVPS, encoded by the exons TACCCAGTGCGTCCTGCTTCTATGAGTTATGATAATGTGACTCATTTGGCAGCCAAAATCAAACCCAAGCAGCAGAAG GTTGAGCTCGAGGTGGCCATGGACACCATGAGTCCGAACTACTGCCGCAGTAAAGGCGAGCAGATCGCACTCAACGTGGACGGCACATCCTCTGAGGACTCCAACGTCTACTCGAC GAAGTTGATGGACAAGCAAACTTTTTCATCGATCCAGGCGACTACTAACACGTCCCGCTACGCTGCGGCTGTGTTTCACAAAG GAGAGCTTCATCTCACTCCACTGCAGGGAATCCTCCAGATGAGACCCAGCTTCTCCTACCTGGATAAAGCTGATACTAAACATAGAGAAAGAGAGGCGGCCAATGAAG CTGGAGACTCTTCTCAGGATGAGGCAGAAGATGACGTTAAACAAATCACT GTGAGGTTTTCTCGGCCTGAGTCAGAACAGGCCCGTCAGCGCCGCATCCAGTCATACGAGTTCCTGCAGAAGAAACAGGCTGAAGAGCCCTGGGTTCACCTGCATTACCACGGTGTAAAG GACAGCCGTTCTGAGCACGAGCGCCAGTATCTTTACTGCCAAGCCATGGACACCACAGAAAACACAGAACTGGTGAAAACACCACG TGAATATCTGTCCATGCTCATGCCTCCTTTGGCTGAAGAAAAAGT CGTCAAGCCCATGGGTCCCAGTAACGTGCTCTCCATGGCCCAACTCCGCACGCTGCCTCTGGGTGAACAAGTCAAGACGCTGATGAAGAATG TCAAGGTGATGCCGTTTGCCAATCTGATGGGGCTGCTGGCCTCAGGAACAGATTCCACCGCAGTATTGCGCTGcatccagcaggtggcgctgcTTGTCCAGGGCAACTGGGTTGTGAAGAG TGATGTGCTGTATCCCAAAAACACATGTAGCTCCCACAGTGGCGTTCCTGCTGAAGTGCTCTGTCGCGGTCGAGACTTTGTG ATGTGGAGATTCACTTTAGAACGAACCCTGATGAGAAAAGAGGTTGCTGCCATCATAAAG CTTCCTCCAGAGGACGTGAAGGACTTCCTGGAGCAGATGTCTGCCCCTCGATTAAACCGAGGCTGGGAgttcctgttgccaacagatCATGATTTTGTCAAAAAGCATCCTGATGTGGCTCAGCGACAGCACATGCTTTGGCTGGGCATTCAGTCCAA GTTGGAAAAAGTGTTTAACTTCTCCAAAGATGACTTTGTGCCTAAAAAGGACGCTCAGATGG AGTCCGTTCACATCGGCGGAGATCAGCGTCTGAAATCGGCACGGGAGAACGCAAGAGAAAACCACGCCACCATGCAGAAGGAGCTTGACGCTCGCAGACTGAAGGCGTCTCGATACACAGGCCCGTCCGGTGAATCTGGCGCCCCGGTGCAGGTCAAACAGGAGCCCTTGAGTGACTCTGAAGAGCCCATGGACACGTCAGGCCCGCTCACCAACGGCTCGATCAACGGTTACCCAAACTCTACCTCTCCGGTCTCGGACCCTCATAACGGACACGGTCACGCCTTCACCCCGGAGCTCCAGGACTTTGTGCGGAGCACCTTCCGGAAGCACTATGTTTTGTGCCTGAGTGAAGTGAAGAGGCTGTTTAACCTGCATCTGGCCAGTTTACCCACGGGTCACTCGGCGTACGGCCACGTGACAGACCGCATGCTGCAGGACACCATCCTCCAGAGCCAGTGCAAACAGATCCTGGTGCCT TTTCCCCCTCAGAGCAACGCTACAGCAGATGAGCAGAAGGTCTTTGGCCTGTGGGAGAGCGGAGAAACCTTCGACAAG CACCGACAGGTTCTGTTTGAGATCTTCATGAAGAACTATCGCGTCAGAAGAAACGTGATCCAGACGCGCCTCACACAGGAGCTCGGTGACGCTGTCACCAAAACAGATATAGATCGACTGCTCAAG